The Helianthus annuus cultivar XRQ/B chromosome 11, HanXRQr2.0-SUNRISE, whole genome shotgun sequence region ACTTCGATTAATATCTTGCGTGTTTGGGATTTCCTTATAACTTATCTCTTTCTTTTTTGAATGATGGAACTTCTATGTATTAATATAAAAACTGGGCTAACAAGAAACTTGAACATGAAGTTACAAAATTACATCAAGAATATTTAAATCAATCCATCTAGACCAGTTAATATTACAAAATTGTAATCTACTCGTGATCCAAAGATAAgagttttatttttctttgacTATATACGCTGTTTTATTAAAGTGCACTTGATTGTTCACCTTGTTTCTGGATCTCCTAAACCTTGCACTTTGAAATAAACGGTTCATTCTAAGAAACTTGGAACTATTATTTCATTCCCAAccaataagataagttgttttgctGTTGGATTAGCAAACCTAGACACTTAAAAACTGTTTTATCTGCTTAATTAAGACGTGGTAAACAGATACGCTATTTAAAATTGGTGCTAAACACCCCCTTGGGAACATTTTCGACCTGtttatttttagctatttttttaaatttaacttGCGTAAGATAAAATATAATcgaaagagtaaattacaattttggcccctgtggttatatgaCTTTTACCCTATTAGCCCAAAAAAAAATCTTTTGTCATATGAGCTCATAAGTCTTTTTCCTAACCCTTTGACCCCCGTCACTAACTCCATCTATTTTCAACAACTACAAACATAAGTGTCGGCGTGTTGGCGGAAATAGGTGAGGCTCTTTATTGGGCTAAATGGGCGACAaaggaatagtgccaggcagctgcctgacactcctCTATTGGCctaacaaatttacgattttatctcgctttaaaattacgattttgccatcagttcaaaattatgtttttaccctcacttaaaaataaatttacgcttatgctcccagctaaatatttcaattttacCCCCAGTTAAagtttacgattttgccccgtttcaatttacagttttgccattagtttttcccttaaaattacgattttcccatcagttcaaaattatgtttttacccctacttaaaaataaatttacgcttttactcctagctaaaaattccaattttgccctcagttcaaaattacgattttccccgtataaatttataattttgccattagttttttttctcacagccaagttacgattttgccgtcaacttaaatttacattttgcccattgtttttgtttgttttcctggtgaaattacaattttacccccagtgtaaaattacagtcgtgccggcagcttcctggcactcccccgttggtccatttaatttacgatttatccccaaattaaaattatgatttcgctctcagttaaaaattacgtttttcccatcgtttgagtttttttagcaaaactataaaggttttttgttttaattggtttactcgatttaattttttttcgtgtcaaggagctgcctaacattggctcattagtcctgaaaaattacagttttaccctgagcccaaaattacgatcttatcatcgtttttgtttttttttttctagcaaaattatagtagtctttttttaatgagttaattactgttttcgttcCTGTGGTTTGTtacaaatcactatttcagtccattagtttaaaaattgcgattccAGTCCCtctggtttcactttcgtaaccatttcaatccatttattctgtaagtacagagactgaaatggttacgaggtggactaaaatggttacgaaagtaaaaccacagggactgaaattgcaatttttaaactaatggactgaaagagtgatttttgacaaacaacagggacgaaaacagtaattaacacttttttaattgattgagaattatggTTAAAAACTAGTCATGTGCCATTAAGGGTATTTATGTCAATTCACCACACACCCCAAACCAAACCCTAGAGATAGATATCAGACGGAGAGAGATACGGTGGGAACGGGTGGTGGTTTGGTGGTGCTACGGTAGCGTCGAAGCGTAGTCGTCACCTCCTTCTCATATGACTCCTGATTTCGACAAAGGTATTTCCATCAAATTCTTCATCTTCTTATTCTGTCAATTACTGCAGATCCATCAAAAGAATCAACTTTCTGCGTTTTACTTAAAATAAGCTTTCATATTTCAGGTTATACATTGTAACGTGATTCAGTTTCTTTTTGTATTGTAAAAGTTGGGTCTGATATTATGTTGTTGGATTTATTGATTTTTCTGTGATATCTGTAGTCGAATGCATCTGATCCTCAAATTTCTTATACAATATGGATGAAGGAGGGGACCATTAGTGAAGGGAATTAGGGTTTGGGGTGCctaattgaagaagatgaagataggATCCAGGCTAGGGGTTTTTTTGTTTAAGGATTTATTAGTGGTAGGATGAATTGACAtaaatgcccctcatgtgaggggcacaTGACTAATTTTTAACcaagtaaatggatggggttagtgatAAGGGCTAAAAGGATTAGAAAAAAAGACTTTGGGGGTTCAGATGACAAAAGATTATTTTTTGGGCTAATAGGGTAAAAGTggtataaccacaggggccaaaaccgTAATTTACTTTATTGTGAAATGTGGAATAATCATGTTTGTGAATGAAACTTTTATTATGGTTGTTCATATTTCTAGTGTGATTCGAGCTGTTTTTCTTGACATTTAACGTGAAAATGATAAGAATTCAAAAGCTCATAAATTAATGCCGTTATTGTAATTAAATTTCGTTTCGTTTTGTTGCTAAAATGTCATTTAATAGTTGAGGATATGGATGCTCAAGCTGAAACGATCGAGTCACGACTACAATCTTTCCTCGGTCAACTTAAGTCAGAGCTAGGCGTTCTTGATAGAATCATccacaaaaataaaaaccaacaTCGCAGAAGCTCATACTTCCAATACTTGTTGAAGGTGTTAGCTATTATTCCTTAACCATGGTTAGTTATATTTATAGTTTATGTAACCAGTTTTATTCTAATGTAGGTAAGGCGAGACTGTAAGCTTCTTCAATCCACTAACTTGTTGGAACTTGTTAATTCCTCTTTTATCGTCATCAACGGGAATCGGCCTAGGCAAAAGGTTCAACTCTTGGAAAGGTATCTTTTATAACAATTTTATATACCGCAAATCCGCAATAGTGTTGACTTGAAGTTGACCTTATTTATGTTTCACAGTTTGAAAAGAAGAAAATTTGATGGTGGAAAACATAATTTTCTGGCGCGACTTCTGGGTGCTGCACGTCTGCTTTCACAGGTGATTCGTACGGTTTCAGACATCCCAAGAATTTTATTTTCCAGAATGTAGTTTTAATTTCAAACTTTTTCCTCAGATGGCGGAGCCAATGCTGAAGGCAGCTATGTATCCTTCATTTTCTAATATGCatattgttttgttttttttttttttttgagaaatgcCATTTTCTTCCCttaggtttggtcagttttgcgactttcgtccaaaggtttgttttttcgcatctggatccaaaagggttgaaatcttgccatttccatccagctcgttaactccatccatttttctccattaagtcgGGGGTATTTTcgttttttttgttaacttaattcggtctttttcagtgGTATTTGGTCTATTTATATAAAGGGggaaagaccgaattgccctttaagttaacaaaatagacgaaaatacccctgactttactgataaaaatggatggagttgaCGAGCGGGatgaaatggcaagattttaaaccttttggatccagatgcggaaaaacaaacctttggacgaaactggccaaacctcaggtacgaaaatggcattttactctttggATTTTAATTACTCTGGTCACATTTTTCTTGTTCATCTCCTTGACTTTGCACAGAGAGTTATCTACTTTGCTTGCTCGATCTTTTTTTACGGGATTTTCTACGGCTCTGTTGGCTCTGCTTGCACGCCTTCGAGTTTTGACTCAGCAAGTAAGCACTGCATCAGTATCATCGTGATAATCTTGTACCACTTCTATGCCTAATTTCATATCTTCGAACAGATACTACTCGACGTTGTTGCAGCATTCAACATGGTTTCCTCCTTATCTCGAAAGCGACAATCCATCAAACTTAACCAAGAAGGAATTGAGGCATTTCACATTTTCACTCCTCTATTAATATGTTCATTTATAATATTAACATATCTTTGTAACTATCCTTTTGTGTGAATGACTTTCAGGTCTATAGAGAATACTACCCAACAAATGAGCAAGTTGTCTATTTGGAATGTGTATGGGAGACTGACAAATTCGTTTTACTCGAGACAATGATCGAAGCCGAGAACACAAATTCCGAGACAGTAAACGATGGTGTCGTATGTCAAGGTTCATCTATAGTAGAGTATGAAAGTATTGAAACCACTCTTGGCGGTAAGGTTATCTGTTCCTTACAAATATTGCAATTGTGTAGGGGTGAGTAGGAAAATCAAATAACCAAACCGATTATGAAACCGACGGTTTGGTTATGattttttgataaccggtttttaTGTTCGGTTATGGTTATATGTGAATAGATAACCGAATTGATCCGGCAATAAAAAACCTTCACATTTTCTATAAATAACATGTATACGTCGAAACAAGTTTATAATTTTTTATCGAATAACATATTAGTGGTTTTTTAATCATTGGATTAATTAATTGAAATTAGTTTGAATCCATTAGCCATCCACGTCCACAGTTGGCAgttaaccgaattaaccgaaccatcTTTTTCAATAACCGAATTAACCCAATCATCTTTTCCAGGAACTGAATTAACTGAAACATTTATACGAAAGTCCGAAACTGACCGGTTATGAAAATCTGAAGATTGAAACATTGGTTGTTTGTTCGGTTTTAGCCAATAACCGAACCAACTAGACCCATGCTCACCCCTAATCGTGAGTGATGTAAAACTGTTAATAAACCCGACGTTATACCTTTTTTTTGTTCTAGTCAATAAACCGGCGGATGCAACTATGGACGAAACTTGTGAAGATGACCCTGCTACCATGAGGACCGATAATGTTTCTTCAACCGACGGTCTTAGTAATGATTGTAAACAAGTTGAAGAAGCGGAAGACATGAAAGATCAATCAGGTGTTCTAGAACCTTCCATAAAGAACCCAGAACAGGAACAGATTACATGTTCAAGTTTTCCGGCAGATCAAGATTTACCCAAACTTAAACCCAAGAAAGTGGCATTTATATCAGTGAAGAAGCCAGATGCTTCAAATGCCAATGACACAGGGCTTCTTAATAAGTTAAGTGATAGTAGTAGGGGTAATGGGGATAAAGGAGATTCATTTTTTAGTTTGCTCACTGGGGGAATCTAGaagaataattttatttttttggcAGTTGAGGTAGTTGTATGGGGGTTTTTTGTTTCATACATAGATGTTTTAGGTAAAGAAAATCCTCTTAGTTTTTGCTCCAGTAACTATAAGGTTTTGTATTGGTGATCCTATACGCATTGAATGTGTTGACTATGGTAATCGTATAACATGTAGTTAAATGTGACACACGACGGTTATGTTTTCGCATAACCGTCtcttttttttctctctctctatatatatttgGTTAACACCATCTACAAGTGGTTATGCAATTTTGTGACATTTTATAAATTACATATCCCATATGAGTTATTTGTACCAAGGACATAGATTCACATCCACTTTAGGTGGACTTTGTGTGTGATTGTGACTTTGCATGTCTTTATGTTGTGTATTATGTTGTATTTGTTTCTAGGTTTGCTATGTTGCTCGTTCACCATTCCTTTTGTTATCGGTAGCTTTATAATTACATATTTAGCTTATAATTACATATTTAGTTTACTTGTTTGTCTACTATTTGTTTGGAGCTGAGGTTTTTTCTGGAAGTAGTCTCTCTGTCCCTAGACTCTAGAGATGAGATGTAATGAGTAAGGTTGTATTACATAGCAATGGTCCACCCCTTGAGTTAGGGCATGTTAGTTAATAACTTCTTATGTAGTTTTTCAACACTTATGATATCTTCAGGTGTAGATTTGATAAAGACATAAAGTGAGTCAAATATTGAGTTTAATGATAATTTAACTTTGATTAAACCATTATTCGAATATTGCAATTGGTTTGCACGAAAACACCTCATATATACGTTatgtaaacaaaataaaaatgacAAGCAACGCAGTTGATCTATGGTTTATCCTACCGCGGGTTGACCATGGCCCTACTAACCTCATGCCTTAGCTAATTTTATGACAAGTATTTAAAGCTCTATAATAAGTGGTTGTTCTTGTCTAGTTGTCTACATGACTAGTTTTGTTCAAACAGTCCAACAAGTATATTGAATCCACCCTAAATGGGGCAAACAGTACACTCCTATTTTGTATTTTAACAGtcacatacaaaaaaaaaaataataataataataataaacttttTCATAATTATATTTTCTATATCAAGACTTGGAGAGTGATAgcattaaataatattatactacCAAGTGCATTATTAAATGATAATTTGAATAGCTCCAGTAGTCAATGAAAGCAACAGGAAGGAAAGATGGAACACAaacacttaaaaaaatatttaaaaattggGTTTTTGGTTATCTGTCTGTGACTTCCAATGTATATACACTATTTAATACCGGATCTTGTCTAGTCTTCCTTTCACACTGCTCTCACTATCAATCTTTCTTCTTCAGTTCATCATCCTTAAATCTGGAAACATAATCCTGTGCAACTGTGGGTAAGCCTTCTTAATCTCATACAGTTAGTGTTCTCttgttaaaacatgttttgttgttcATTGTCTTTTTCATGTTCTGTTTAACTATGAAGTGCCATTTATCACTAACAGATTGATTTGTTAATAAATTTGTAATGGATCTGATTGAGGTTTTATAAAGAGAATTGTTATGTTACCTGCTTGCTTATTGTTTAAGTTGATAGATTTCATATAATTTTGACTGTTGGCCTTTTTAACATGTTTAATGTTTATCATGTGTGGAATCTTTTAAAGGGGAATTTGATATAGGATTAATCATGGTTGAGGGTCAGACACTGGAAGCCATCAAGGGTGGTGGTGGGTCCATAAAAGTTGGAACCACTGGCACCATCAATGCTTTGATGTCAAGGGAACTGCAGTCTGTTAAAGTTCAATCTCCAACCGCGGTCCCGTTGCCTAACGAAGTTGCAACGGGTACGACTTCAAAGGCGAAAGTACGAGCGGATGAAGCAAGCACTAGCAGCGGTAACACAACGAGTGGTAAACATAGTACTGTTGATCAGAAAACTAAGCATCAGCATGCTAGGAGAGATAGCAAGAATCCGTTTCTTCGGTCCGATAGTGGGTCTGTggatggaaatggaaatggaagtAATGATGGAAGAAAGAGTGACAAAAAGGGATCTTGCTTGGTTGAAATAGTTGATGTGAAATGTGGAGTTCCTGATAAAACGTGGGCGAATCCGATAACGTCTCGGTTGAAGAAACTCACTTTCTCGAAGCTTTCTGATGCCAACAGCGTTAAGTAAAAGAGAAACGATTCTGAGAGAGTGTATAATTACACGGATGACGAAAGTTACGCCTTTTAAATGTGATTTGTTTAGTTTGGGAATATGGGCGGAACTAGACGTGGGTTCAGGTTTATGACCATTTGGTCGATTGAATTATCGATTAATAAGGGTATCTAATGTCgttactttcttatattttaacCGTTTAAATTGTCAGATAAAGGGTTTTTGTTGACTCCTTAATTTTCCTTAATTTTATCCACTAACTTTTAAATATCTTTGTGTGGAAGCAAATGATTGTGTGGATATGAAAACATGTCATGTGGAGATGTGAACATGTTTTGTCCATCATGAGTTGATGAATGATGAGTGATTGACAATTGAGAGTGGTGTTTTTTGCTTATGGTCAAATTGGTAGTTATCCCATTTGTCCTTTTGGGTAGTGATGTGGGAAATTACAGTCTTGTCCTTTTTAATCTTTGACCAAATTTGACTACTTTAAAACCTGTCATCATAGTTGATAGTTGATAGAATAAATTAGTTTTTGAGTActtatgttttagtgattttaactatttgagtccaaaatcaaaatgtttaacgccctgagtccttAGACACTTTTTTTATAACCATTTGAGTCTTTTTGAGTTCaatttaaccttttgagtccaattttattaacaaaattggactcaaaccgttataaaatgaacaaaattggactcaaaacgttataaaataaatggctagggacttagggcgttaaactttttgattttggactcaagtgattaaaaccactaaaacacagggactcaaaaattAATTTACTCTAGTTGATATGTCCCTTCTTCTATGGCTCATATGAAAGATTTAACTATGTATCAACCCATTTAACCAAACTTCTAGTCaccaaaaacaaaaaacaaaaaaaaaaccccacATATCTGGTGTGGAAAGTATACCAATCTTAAACAATGTAAAACATTGTTATACACAAACAAATACAATGGCTAACTGTCTTGCTCATGAGGCTGAaatttacaaaagaaaaaaaaaatactcaTATGACGGCACCTTTATAATCGCGTATTTACAGTAAACAACTACAGGAAATCAGATCATGATTATGAGAAGAAAGTCCCCATAATTTGAAAGGAAAGCAAATCAGTGCAACATTGTAAAGATTAATAAATACAAAATTATAAGTGTTCATGCAAAATGCAATAAAACCAGACACCAGAAccatatttttttcttttcttaacaagagTTTGCTTGCAGTCACAGGTGATTTTCCAATCTCTAGTAATCAATCAAGTGAGTGATGGTGAGCCATTTTGTCCGGTGAGGTGCAGAAAGGTGTTATGGTTCAGCTGTCCACCACCATTGACAAAGACCGTCCAACTGTTGCGACTGAGACAGACGACCAATCAGATTCTGCGCCACTTTGATGAGGATAAACACCTCGGACCACTAGGCTAAGAAGCCATCTGCTCAACATTCCTGtgaaatttttattatttatacacatttataaaaaaaatatatatatatagtcatgCATTATAATCACGAACTAAATCTATCATTTTAAATCTTTTAGGACAAACTGATGTTAATAAATGATTAAAACCGTCAAAACTAAACGTTTGGTTTATCATTCCTCAAAATCATAGTTAGCGGTTTGGTCTAGAATTTTTTTCAAAACGTATACCCAAAACTAATTCGATATGTGTAAACTATGAAATGAGAGTACACATCTTTTATTGGgttaaatatatgtatttttattttactatTTAAATACTGTTAGTAAGTAACATTTTTACGCATATGGGGTTATACCTTATGCTTTGAGagtttttttaaactttttacatttAACTCAGAAGTTTTTAGTTTTTGCAATTAACCCCACataatttctttttaaattttaacccaaaacttttcattatctgcaatttaacctcacaactttttactttcaacttttgtcccctatatttttcatctttctcaaaTTTCCgctttacgtttcgttctaaatttttcgGGTTAATACGGCGCAATgtacgtgtgtggttcaacgtttttatgttATGTtcaaaattttgcgagttaacacggcgcaatgtacatgtgtggttcaacttttttatgtctattttttcatgtttgacaggtttgtCGCAACGCGCAGGTCCTAGGTCGAGTCAACAAGGCCGGCCCGGAGGGGGTGCGGGGTGGGCGACGGCACAAGGCCCAAACCCTCCagggcccaatttttttttttttattttgtatagaATTTACGTTGTATAAGCTAGAATATATCTGCACTGAATCGATAGATGACACAAACAAGCTCTTGTCAGGGTGGTTACTGTCTTGCTTAAACAACAAGGAGACACGGGTTCTAATTCCGGTGTCTCCAAATTCTCtattttagctttttttttttttggttttttattgtTAGTTGCATATGGCATTCAATGTCTAATATTGTCAACTACATCTTTTCCTTTAGTTAATAAATTACTACCTAAACTTAGATAAAAAATAACTTTTTAAATTACTTGCACATAAATTTTAGTGATTAAATAATTGATGAGTTTATAATACATAGAAATTTGCAAATAGGGCCCTGAATTTTTATCTCGCATAgggctattttttttttttttttttttttttttttttgattttcaAAGACGGCCCTGCGAGTCAATGTTGGTGTTCACTAGCGGCAGTGTGAAATTGCTTAATTCTAGTTTGATAATAATTATATTCGGACTAGTATAAAGCAAAATACTTTTTTATCGATTTATAATTATTACAAAACGTATAGAAACGAGGTATTTTATTTTTGGTGACTGATTTATACATGCAATCGATATTAAAACCGTCGCAAAGTTGTTGTCAAGATGAAGTAAATAGAGTTATGAAACACTTATGATGTAACAGCCTAACGAACACGCAACATTTTCTTCACCTGCTAATTTTAACTTTTTCTTCACTGGTTAATTATTAGTGGGTTAGATATTCACATTCATACTTGTTTATCATCGCAGATTAACAACAAAATAACAAAAAGCGTTCACAAAACGTAATTATCTACAATTGATAATGATATGACATGCTCCCACGAAGTGTGTTTGTCTGGTCGATTTTTAAATTATTCGAATCTATAATTTGTAAGTGAATGAACATAAATAAAGACGTGACAAACTGATTCAAATTCGAAAATATGAATTCAGTAAGATTTTGGATTTTGCGAGATgtaaagaaataataataataataataataataataataataataataataatgagagtaaattactgttttggcccctgtggtagctaaaaaggaatcttttaacatATCCGACCTCGAGGTTGCATATTTTAACGGTTTTGACTCCTGACACTAACTTTGTTATTTTTATGCGGTTAAGTATAAGGGTAATTAAGTAGTATATCTTATGGGCTGTTTTTTATATTTACAAAGTTCTTTTAAAatttaagagattattaatgcaattactcaatttttttttattatttcgttattttcatgagtattatttaacaaaatatgttttatatatgcaaataaatatgtattttcattaatCGTTTGTTTTTTATAAACGTCATTTTAAAATAATTTCTTTTTAACCATTTTTTTAAACCGTCTATCGTTTttaaaattatacatttttaaaCCGCTTGTTTATTAAAATCGTTCTTTTTAAAATTGTTTgtcttttaaatttttttaaacgATTCATAATATACCGTTCTTTTTTAAATCTTCTTTTAACTTTTTTAAACAATTCATTTTTTAAGTCGTTAATTTTTAAAAGTgttttctttctaaaccattcCTTTCAGAACCATTTTTGAAATCGTTCATTTTTGAAACGTTGAATTCAACTTACTTATAGTCGTTAGGGAAAAAGAACTTAAGAAAATgaataatttaaaaaaatcaaaggAATTTAAAAACGATCGATTTTAAACGAACGAGTGGTTTAAAAAACGAAGATTAAAAAAAAGGAcgttaaaaaaacaaaaccttaaaaaataagttaacaagtgtaaggtatgtcacaccccaaaaacaccgcagcggaatataaaacatagtggtgacggaagttggtgcccattaaTATCTTGTTGAACGATACATTTAATTGTTGGACAtattaacttaattaaaacataagttttaaacATAGAGTTTCAAAATACGACACAACCACAACATAGTTTAATTGTTTTAATCCTTATGGATCTTATACGTTGATCCCAAATTGTTTTAAAAGTTTGTCCAACACATTACGTAACcaaacatgcatcaacaaccacaaaataCACCATAATTCCCGAAGCTGAACTCAAGTACCTGAAGAACACGTTAAAATAAGGTTCACCCATAAATAACCCATACTAATGTTCATTGTAAAACGCGTATTTTAGTGATTCGctaacgttttcgggcgtcggaaatcacgtatgaccaaccaaacaccaagtaaacttaaaattagttaaaatacttatttttaaactaaaaataccaggttacttactgatctaaatcagttttataaaaatcattcgaaaagccgattttgaccgttttaccgcatagttttgcgttaaacgttgcTATAACCATCCCAACTCAgaatgacttgatattttaacacaatacatgttatttactgattaaaatgatgattataatcagattagtgcagtttttgtgtaagtcacataaatcatgcgatttcacgtattttacaactcaTAAAGTACCAAGTACAACATGGAAAGCTAGTAAACTTTATGACAAAGTTTTATATCATTTAACACTTCAAAATATTCATATTTTAGTGTCTATAATCTGATCAAAACTGACTTTATCAAATCATGCTCAAAGCATCCTTTCATGACTACATATCAACATCCATGTCCATGTATGTGCATCTAATGCACTCATATAGCTAGATTTGCTAAAGAAAATGAGGAAGTCCATATCGATAACCAGGTGGTGGGTAATGGAAACGATAAGTTTCCGGTTAATAACATGCACCAACAAGGATATAAGATTCTCAACAACGCATATGTTAGGCATGGTGAATGGAAGAAGTTTAGCGATTTGTTCTCTAAACCAAATGGAGACGCATGAGATGACCAACATAAGGTAGGCGGTGCCGGGAAATTGATCGTATTCCCAGATGAAACTATGGCGTTTAAAGATCAAATGGGGAAAGCTCTAGTAGGGAGATGTAAGGATTTGGAAACACTACGAAATCTCAATCGTATGATAGCCGATGCCAGAATCCCGGGGGTCTCTTTAAGCTATCTTGGTGGGTTATCCATGGTGATAAAATTTGAAGACAACACTGTTTGTGGTGAATTTTTGCTGGATCATCCACGTTGGAACAATTGGTTCTTGTCTCTAGACCTTTGGAACTGACAATCTTTTCCGTTCGAGAGGCTTGCATGGGTTAGGGTCCAAGGAGTCCCGGCTCATTTGTTCGAGGCCGACGTCCTCAATTCTATTGCGGGGAATTTCGGAAAGATCATGCATGGAGCCCAGATCTCAGCGGTGGATGGGAATTGGTCTTCTTGTTGGATTGGGGTGCTGGTTGGAGACGGTGCCAGAATTCAGGAGTATGTTACCGTCCGATGGAGACATATGCAGTTTAGGATCTGGGTAGAGGAGGAGGTTAGAGAATGGACGCCGTATGGTACCGGAGAGGTTTCTCTTCCGGCTGATGATATCC contains the following coding sequences:
- the LOC110890215 gene encoding uncharacterized protein LOC110890215 — translated: MTPDFDKVEDMDAQAETIESRLQSFLGQLKSELGVLDRIIHKNKNQHRRSSYFQYLLKVRRDCKLLQSTNLLELVNSSFIVINGNRPRQKVQLLESLKRRKFDGGKHNFLARLLGAARLLSQMAEPMLKAAIELSTLLARSFFTGFSTALLALLARLRVLTQQILLDVVAAFNMVSSLSRKRQSIKLNQEGIEVYREYYPTNEQVVYLECVWETDKFVLLETMIEAENTNSETVNDGVVCQGSSIVEYESIETTLGVNKPADATMDETCEDDPATMRTDNVSSTDGLSNDCKQVEEAEDMKDQSGVLEPSIKNPEQEQITCSSFPADQDLPKLKPKKVAFISVKKPDASNANDTGLLNKLSDSSRGNGDKGDSFFSLLTGGI
- the LOC110890214 gene encoding uncharacterized protein LOC110890214, with the translated sequence MVEGQTLEAIKGGGGSIKVGTTGTINALMSRELQSVKVQSPTAVPLPNEVATGTTSKAKVRADEASTSSGNTTSGKHSTVDQKTKHQHARRDSKNPFLRSDSGSVDGNGNGSNDGRKSDKKGSCLVEIVDVKCGVPDKTWANPITSRLKKLTFSKLSDANSVK